From Myxococcota bacterium, one genomic window encodes:
- a CDS encoding tetratricopeptide repeat protein has translation MSVILNALKHRQTPAQQKQGYTWSTAHRPSRGFPAKILVVGLSAFALASGLGAVWMLASKRPVVIKTAVAPTPQVKPIERNFEQEASQAFERADYKTSIELFKQALIKSPEDATLLNNLGLAFVKNGQLPEAESSFFKAVASDSGCSSCYNNLGDLEMRRGSLDDAELYYQKATKSDPNYADPHFNLGVLYEKMVDTESAIGSYETFLALSKDRKSPIVRQVRNRLKKLQTEQG, from the coding sequence ATGTCGGTTATTCTGAATGCTTTAAAACATCGCCAAACGCCCGCCCAGCAAAAGCAGGGTTATACTTGGTCAACGGCGCACCGGCCCTCTCGTGGCTTTCCCGCTAAGATTCTGGTGGTAGGGCTATCTGCTTTCGCGTTAGCTTCAGGGCTTGGCGCTGTTTGGATGCTGGCGTCTAAACGCCCCGTAGTTATTAAAACTGCTGTCGCACCAACGCCGCAGGTGAAACCGATCGAGCGAAATTTCGAACAGGAAGCCAGCCAAGCTTTTGAACGTGCGGACTACAAGACAAGCATTGAGCTCTTCAAGCAAGCTCTGATTAAATCACCTGAAGACGCGACTTTGCTAAACAATTTGGGCCTGGCGTTTGTAAAAAACGGCCAACTCCCAGAGGCCGAGTCGTCTTTCTTTAAAGCCGTCGCTTCAGACAGTGGCTGCAGTTCTTGCTATAATAACTTGGGCGATTTAGAGATGCGCCGCGGCTCATTAGACGATGCTGAGCTGTATTATCAAAAAGCAACGAAATCAGATCCAAACTACGCAGACCCACATTTTAACTTGGGCGTATTGTATGAAAAAATGGTCGATACTGAATCAGCCATCGGCTCCTACGAGACTTTCTTGGCACTCTCAAAAGACCGCAAATCCCCGATTGTACGTCAAGTGCGCAACCGATTGAAAAAGCTGCAAACTGAACAGGGTTAG
- a CDS encoding ABC transporter ATP-binding protein: MSNCSVDNLTIEFKTDKGVVRAVDGVSFEIPEGKTVGLVGESGCGKSVTALSIMRLIKTPPGKYAAGKIVYGETNLLDLPEEAMRQLRGNRISMIFQEPMTSLNPVFTIGNQIAEAICLHEKLKYQDALAKAIELLALVGIPSPKERAAAYPHQLSGGMRQRVMIAMALACKPDLLIADEPTTALDVTIQAQIMELMLKLQKEMGMSILLITHDLGVVAETCEQVVVMYAGRVVEKTDAKTIFATPKHPYTVGLLSSVPGSHHEGGRLQTIPGLVPNLLNLPQGCRFQDRCPHMLAVCKEKEPELTEQAPNHWLRCYNPY; the protein is encoded by the coding sequence ATCTCACCATTGAATTTAAGACCGACAAAGGCGTTGTGCGCGCGGTCGATGGTGTGAGTTTCGAAATCCCTGAAGGCAAAACCGTGGGCCTTGTAGGAGAGTCCGGCTGCGGCAAGAGCGTCACCGCTTTAAGCATTATGCGGCTTATCAAAACGCCGCCTGGAAAATATGCTGCCGGCAAAATTGTTTATGGCGAAACAAATCTATTAGATCTTCCCGAAGAAGCCATGAGGCAGCTTCGCGGCAATCGCATCTCTATGATTTTTCAAGAGCCGATGACCTCGCTCAATCCCGTGTTCACCATCGGCAATCAAATCGCAGAAGCCATTTGCCTGCATGAAAAGCTCAAGTATCAAGATGCCTTAGCCAAAGCCATCGAGCTGCTCGCATTGGTTGGTATCCCCTCGCCTAAAGAACGGGCTGCCGCTTATCCGCATCAACTGTCAGGCGGCATGCGACAACGTGTCATGATTGCTATGGCACTCGCCTGCAAACCAGATTTATTAATAGCGGACGAACCAACGACCGCATTAGATGTCACCATCCAAGCGCAGATCATGGAACTTATGCTCAAGCTACAAAAAGAAATGGGCATGAGCATTTTGCTCATTACCCACGATCTCGGCGTAGTCGCAGAAACCTGCGAGCAGGTGGTGGTCATGTACGCTGGGCGCGTCGTCGAAAAGACAGATGCGAAAACGATTTTTGCCACACCAAAACACCCCTACACTGTTGGCCTGCTGAGTTCAGTCCCTGGCAGTCACCATGAAGGCGGCCGCTTGCAGACCATTCCGGGCTTGGTACCAAATCTGCTAAACCTGCCTCAGGGTTGTCGCTTTCAAGATCGGTGCCCTCATATGTTGGCAGTCTGCAAAGAGAAAGAACCTGAATTGACCGAGCAAGCGCCTAATCATTGGCTTCGTTGCTATAACCCATACTAG
- a CDS encoding dipeptide ABC transporter ATP-binding protein — protein MLNITDLKMHFPSGDNVVKAVDGVSFEISKGETLGLVGESGCGKSTLGRCILRLYQPTAGKIEFEGQDITHLGSGALRPIRRNLQIIFQDPYASLNPRLSIGNIIGEALQIHGLFPEKKAREERIAELVSLVGLRPEVLQRYPHEFSGGQRQRIGIARALAVEPRFIVCDEPVSALDVSIQAQIVNLLQDLQEKLGLTYLFIAHDLMIVKHISTRIAVMYLGNLAEIAPSKELFDEPKHPYTKALLSAVPSIHPGQAKERIRLTGEIPSPINPPSGCKFHTRCPYVMPVCSQKEPELISIGTNRKVACFLYQ, from the coding sequence ATGCTGAATATCACAGATCTTAAAATGCACTTTCCCAGCGGCGACAATGTTGTCAAAGCTGTAGATGGCGTTAGCTTCGAGATTTCCAAAGGCGAAACCTTGGGTTTGGTTGGTGAGTCCGGTTGCGGCAAATCAACCCTCGGACGCTGTATTTTAAGACTTTACCAACCCACGGCTGGCAAAATCGAGTTCGAAGGACAAGATATTACGCACCTAGGCTCCGGTGCATTAAGGCCAATCCGGCGCAACTTGCAGATTATTTTTCAAGATCCGTACGCGTCTTTGAATCCTCGCCTATCCATTGGCAATATCATTGGAGAAGCGCTCCAAATCCATGGCCTGTTTCCTGAAAAGAAAGCGCGCGAGGAGCGCATTGCTGAACTTGTATCATTGGTCGGCCTCAGACCTGAAGTCTTGCAGCGCTACCCCCACGAGTTTTCCGGCGGTCAAAGGCAACGCATCGGCATTGCCAGAGCCCTAGCCGTTGAGCCGAGATTTATTGTTTGCGACGAGCCTGTCTCTGCACTCGATGTTTCGATCCAAGCTCAGATTGTGAACTTGCTTCAAGATTTGCAAGAAAAGCTCGGTCTAACCTATCTGTTTATCGCTCACGATTTAATGATCGTGAAACATATTTCAACGCGAATCGCTGTCATGTATTTAGGCAACCTTGCAGAGATAGCGCCTTCCAAAGAGCTTTTCGATGAGCCCAAACATCCTTATACTAAAGCTCTATTGAGCGCTGTTCCCAGTATTCACCCAGGGCAAGCGAAAGAACGTATCCGCCTAACTGGCGAAATCCCAAGCCCCATCAATCCGCCTTCAGGATGCAAATTTCACACGCGCTGTCCTTACGTCATGCCCGTATGCTCACAGAAAGAGCCCGAGCTCATCTCAATCGGCACCAATCGAAAAGTGGCCTGCTTTCTTTACCAGTAA